CTGGACGTTGCCCAGGACGGTCTTTTCCTCGTTGAGCGGGGGCTCCTGGAGCAGGATGCCCACGGTGTAGCCGGGGCTTAACCGGGCCTCACCGTTGGAGGGAGTATCCAGTCCGGCCATGATCTTGAGGATGGTGGACTTACCGGCACCGTTCGGGCCCACAACACCGATCTTGGCGCCGGGGAAGAAGGACATGCTTACGTCATCAAGAATGAGTTTTTCGCCAACGGCTTTGCGGGCCTTGGTCATTGTGTAGATAAATTCCGCCATGGTTCCAAATCTAGTGGGTGGGCAGGCATATCTCACATTCCGCGCACCGGGCTTACGAGCCTACAAAGCACTTTCCGCTGGCCAGCACGGGCAACACCGTCACTGTCACTGCGCCGTCGCGGACCTGGCCGATCACGCAGTCACCGCCCTGGAGCACTGCCGCCTCGATGGCATCCGCTTCAAGGCCGGTGGGGGTGCGGCTCTGTGAAACCTCCAATGCCGCGGGTGCGATTCCCGCGCCCGTGAGGGCTTCCGAGACCTGTGCGGTAGCGGGTTTTGGCGATCCCGCAGCCAACCTGCCCAGCGCCTCCGTCACGGTCTTTTTGGTTCTTTCAGTGGCAGCCGCCGCTGCCGCGGCCGATGCCGTCCCGGATGTATCCGCCAGCGGTCCGGCGGCATTCGTCTCTGGTGCTGCAGACCGCGCTTCTGTTGCTGCGGGGCCGGCGGAGGCTGCAGGGGATGGTGCAGCCGACAATGTTCCGCTGACGCAGGCCGATAAACCTGCCGCCAGCGCTGTGGCAGCTACGGCCGCCCACAACCGGCGCGCGGCGCTGGGCGGGGCAACTCCGGGAGCCCCCGCTCCGGGAATGCTGGCTGGGGGGCTGTCCGGTGAGGCACCGGCTGTGGGGCTCTGCCGGTGGTCAGGGGTATGCCGCATGGTGTCATTCTGCCACGCGGCCTGGTCCGGCTCCGCAACCTGGGCGGGCAGTGCACGGCCCGGGGGGTGCCGCGCCACTGCCCGCCAAGGAACCGTGGGAACCGTTGAGGGGGACGCTGATAGGGAAATACTAGACTCCGGATTCGGCGAGTTCCCCCGTCTCCAGATCCAGTGACACGAGGTCGCCGTTGCTGTCCTCAATGAACGCCGCGGCAGGATCGCCACCGTCGAGATCGTCATCGCCGTCCTCCGGCTCGTCGAACGTTCCCTCCGTACCGCCCCGCTGCCCGGCGTCGAGGGGAGGCACTTCCTCCACGAGCGAGAGAAGCGGTTTTGTGGAGGACCGGATGAAGTTGGCCGTACCCCACGTCAGGTCGTGACCCACGGCGTCGGCGTCAATGGTGTGTGAGTAGTAGACCCTGCCGTCCCTTTCCCAACTGCGGATTTTCAGCTTGCCAACCACGATGACCGGCTGGCCTTTCCTGATGCTGCAGCCCATGCTTCCCGCGAGGTGGCGATAGCCCTGGACCAGGAACCAGTTCGTGTGGCCGTCTGTCCAGGTGCCGGATTCCTTGTTGAACCGGCGCGAGGTGGAACCGATACGGAAAGAGGCTGTGGCAACTCCCCCTGGGGTTGTGGCGCTTTTGATCTCGGTGGCAACGAAGCCCCGAATGGTGATTGTGTCGCTCATCTTCACGTCCTGTCGTCAATGGTGGTGCCCTAGCAGGCAAGACCAGCATGGCGCCGGCGCCGGCCCCCGGGGAGGCCGGGGTTGCCCTATGTGCATAACCCGCGGCAGCACACTGCCTGTGGAGGATTAGTAAGGGCCTCAGTTCAGTGACTACGCCGGGACTTCGGGCAATGTAAACTTTTTGAGGCGCCGGACTTCAGGTCCGGAATCAAATGCCTCAGTAGCTCAGGGGATAGAGCAGCGGCCTTCTAATCCGCCGGTCGGGGGTTCGATTCCCTCCTGGGGCACCCATGGGCAAACGCCCCGGTTCACGGACCGGGGCGTTTTGCTTTTTAGCAGCAGCGACAGCTGACGGGGCCCCCGGGCGCCGGCACGGTTTCAGGAATGCAGCCGGTGCGGCGCGTCCACCAGGGAACGGACCACGCTGCCGGCAGCGCCCAGCAAGGCCCCCGCATCCCCTACCTCGGAGGTGGTGACCCGACCGGGAGCAACCGCCCCCGGCGCGTACTTGGCAAGGCTTTCCAGGAGAGGCGCGCGGAGCCACTGGTCAAGCACGGCGAAGTGTCCACCAAGCACCACGGCCCTGATGTCCACCACGCGGGACGTCGACGCCACCGCCACGCCCAACGCCCTCCCCGCCTGTTGGACGGCGAGCAGGGCAGCGGGCTCCCCGGCGCCGAGCGCGCCCAGCAGGCGGGACATGCTTTCAGACCGTGACCACCCCTTCGCTGTGATGCCGGCAGCAGAAAATATTGCGTCCTGCCCGGCTATCGTCTCCAGACACCCCGTTCCGCCGCAGGAACAGAGGACCCCCTCCGGTTGGACCACGATGTGGCCCACCTCCCCGGCATTGCCTTGCGGCCCGGTGAAAAGCTCCGAATTGATCACCAGGCCTCCGCCGACGCCCACCTCGCCGGAGACGAACAGGAAGTTCCGCCTTCCGTGGGGGCCGTGGGCCAGTTCCGCGAGCGCGGCAGCATTGGCCTCGTTGAAGAGGGAGACACCCAACGGCACGTCGGGAAGCAGCCGCTCCATGTCCAGCTTTGTGTCCAGCCAGCCCAGGTTCGGGGCGGCGGTCACGGTTGAACTGCCGGCGTCAACGAGGCCCGGTACGGCGAGTCCTCCGCCCAGGACCTCAACACCCGACGCCGCGGCCGCTTTCCGCACGTCGGCAGCGAGCGCGGCGAGTGCGGACAGCACGGGAGCGCTGGCGCTGTCGCGGTTGTCCCGTTCCCGGATTTCCTGCACCACCAGGCTTCCCGAAAGGTCTGTCACTCCGGCAGCAATGTAGTCGACGTTGATTTCCATGCCCATGACACCCCGGGCCGGATTCAGTTCCAGCCCGACCCCCGGCCGGCCCCGCTCCCCCTGCCGGCTCAGGCCGACCTCCCGCAGCAGTCCGGCTCCCAAAAGGTCCAGGACGATGCTCGAAACAGAGGCTTTGGTCAGCCCGGTGGCTGCGGCAACCTGTGCCCGGGTCAGATGTATGCCGGCCGGCGCCTGCGCCACCCGGGCAAGGACCAGGGCGAGGTTATTCCGCCGCACATGGGCCATGTTTCCCGGGCTGGCTGCGTCGGGTGCAGTGGCAGCTGCGGTACTGGCCATGGCCGTTCTCCTCGGAGTGGAAGCGGACCCGTCCCTCACGGACCCTTTGGCTATTGACCTTAGCGTAAACACTCTTATATAGTTCAAGCGATAAACTAATCATGCCGTAACCGGCGACATCCGAGTGCAAGGACGCAACATGGCTATCTCCCCCTCCCCCGCTGACAAGTTCACCTTCGGTCTTTGGACCGTGGGCTGGACGGGCGCCGACCCGTTCGGTGTCGCCACCCGGGCCGCCTTGGACCCGGTGGAGGCGGTCCACCGGCTCAGTGAGCTTGGCGCCTACGGCATCACGTTCCACGACAACGACCTGGTGCCCTTCGACGCCAGCGCGTCGGAGCGGGACCTGATCCTGAAGAACTTCAAGGCAGCCCTGGCCGAGACCGGCCTGAAGGTCCCGATGGTGACCACCAACCTGTTCAGCCACCCGGTGTTCAAGGACGGCGGCTTCACCTCCAACGACCGCTCGATCCGCCGCTTCGCCCTGTCCAAGGTGCTGCGCAACATCGATTCCGCCGCCGAGTTCGGCGCCGAAACGTTCGTCATGTGGGGCGGGCGCGAGGGCAGCGAATACGACGGCTCGAAGGACCTCTCGGCCGCCCTGGACCGGATGAAGGAAGGCGTGGACACCGCCGCGGCCTACATCAAGGACAAGGGCTACAACCTGCGCATCGCCCTGGAGCCCAAGCCCAACGAACCCCGCGGCGACATCTTCCTGCCCACCGTCGGGCACGGCCTGGCGTTCATCGCCCAGCTCGAGCACGGCGACATCGTGGGCCTCAACCCCGAAACCGGGCACGAGCAGATGGCCGGCCTCAACTTCACCCACGGCATCGCCCAGGCCCTGTGGGCCGGCAAGCTCTTCCACATCGACCTCAACGGCCAGCGCGGCATCAAGTACGACCAGGACCTCGTCTTCGGCCACGGCGACCTCACCAGCGCGTTCTTCACCGTTGACCTGCTCGAAAACGGCTTCCCCGGCGGCGGCCCCCGCTACGAGGGACCCCGCCACTTCGACTACAAGCCCTCCCGCACCGACGGCTACGACGGCGTCTGGGACTCGGCCAAAGCCAACATGGCCACCTACCTGCTCCTCAAGGAACGCGCCCTCGCGTTCCGCGCAGACCCCGAGGTCCAGGAAGCCCTCCGCACCTCAGGCGTCTTCGAACTCGGCGAGTCCACCCTCGCCGCCGGCGAAACCACCGCGGACCTGCTCGCAGACACCACCGCCTTCGAGGACTTCGACGCCGACAAGGCCGGCGAACGCTCCTTCGCATTCGTCCGCCTCAACCAGCTCGCCATCGAACACCTCCTGGGCGCCCGCTAAACCATGGCACTCGTAGCAGGGATCGACAGCTCCACCCAGTCCTGCAAAGTGGTGATTCGCGATTCGGACACGGGAGCATTGGTCCGGCAGGGCAGGGCAGGCCACCCGGACGGGACCGAGATCCACCCGGACCACTGGTGGGCCGCCCTCCAGGACGCACTGCACCAGGCCGGCGGCCTGGAGGATGTGGCAGCCGTCTCGGTGGGAGGGCAGCAGCACGGCATGGTCTGCCTGGACAGCGAGGGCCAGGTTGTCCGGCCGGCGCTGCTGTGGAATGACACCCGCAGTGCCGGCGCGGCACTGGACCTGATCAGCACCGCCGGTGACGGCGACACCGCCGCCGGCGCCCGCTACTGGGCCCGTGCAACCGGCACCGTCCCGGTCGCTTCGCTGACCCTGACCAAACTGCACTGGCTCGCCGCCAACGAGCCGGAGAACGCGGCCAAAGTTGCGGCAGTCTGCCTGCCCCATGACTGGCTGACCTGGCGGCTGACGGGCCATGGGCCGGGCAGCGGTCCGGGAAACCTCGAGGCCCTCGCCACTGACCGTTCCGACGCCTCCGGCACGGGCTACTACTCGACGGCGACGGGCGAGTACCTGCCAGGGCTCCTGGAGTCCTCGCTGGGGCACGTTCCGCTGCTGCCCGGAGTCATGGGCCCGCTGGAGGTCGCCGGCAAGACTCCGGACGGCGCCCTCCTGGCCGCCGGCGCCGGGGACAACGCGGCGGCGGCACTGGGGGTGGGCGCCGGCGTGGGTGATGTGGTGATGTCGCTGGGCACCTCGGGAACGGTCTTTGCCGTGTCAGATACTCCCGCCGCCGATCCGTCCGGGCTGGTGGCAGGGTTCGCCGATGCTTCCGGGAACTACCTGCCGCTGGTGTGCACCCTGAACGCCACCCGCGTTTTTAACGCCACTGCAGCCCTGCTGGACGTCAGCCTTGCGGAGTTCAACGAGCTGGCGCTGACCGCCGAACCAGGCGCCGGGGGCCTCACCCTCGTTCCCTATTTCGACGGCGAGCGCACGCCGAACCTGCCCGACGCCACCGGTTCGCTGCACGGCATCACCCGCGGGAACTACACGCCGGTGAACCTGGCGCGGGCCGCCGTCGAAGGCGTTGTGTGCTCCCTGGCGGACGGGCTGGCCGCCCTGCAGGAACAGGGCGTGGAGGCGCGGCGCATCATCCTGGTGGGCGGCGGAGCGCAGTCCCCGGCAGTCCAGGAAGCGGCGGCGCAGCTGCTGGGAATCAGCATCACCGTGCCGCGCCCGGGTGAGTACGTGGCCGACGGCGCCGCCCGCCAGGCCGCCGCGGCACTCACCGGGGAATTTCCGCAGTGGGTGCTGGACGCCGTCGACCTCCCTGCAGGGCAGGACGACGCCGGCGTGCTGGCACGCTACCGCCGCTGCGCCTCGACGTACGCCTGACATTCCACAAGAAAAGGACCCGGACCGCACTGTGGCGAATTCACGGCGCGTTCCGGGTCCCCTTTTAGGGTGGGGCGCAGGCTCCTGCCAGTTGTGTTGGGAACGTGGCAGGAGCCCGCGGTCTGGATCAGGTCAGGCGTACGGGAGGACAAGCTCCGCGTAGCGCTCCTTCACCGTGGCCAGGACGGCGTTGCCGTCCGTGTCCCAGATGTCCTGATTGAAGATTTCCACTTCGATGTCACCGGTGTACCCGGCATCGCGCACCCAGGTTCCGATGGCGGCGAAGTCCACCACGCCGTCACCCATGTACCCGCGGGACAGCAGTGGATCGGCTGCAATGGGCATGTTGAAGTCGCACACCTGGTAGGACGCAATGCGTCCCTCCCGGCCGGCGCGCTCGATCTGCGCCTTCAGTTCCGGATCCCACCAGACGTGGAAAGTGTCGACGGCGACGCCCACCGCTGAGGCGGCGAAGGGCGCCGCGAGGTCCAGGGCCTGCCCCAGGGTGGAGATCAGGGCACGGTCGGCGGCGTACATCGGGTGCAGCGGCTCCAGCACCAGCCGGACGCCGTTCTCCTCGGCGAAGGGGACCAGGTCGGCGAGACGGTCCGCCACGCGCCGGCGCGCAGCCACCACGTCCTTCTCCCCCGGGGCCAGCCCGCCGACCACCAGGAACAGTTCCCGGGTGCCGAGCGCAACGGCTTCCAGGATGGCGGCGCGGTTGTCAGCCAGGGCTGCGGCCTGCCCTTCGGCATCGGGTGCGGTAAGGAACCCGCCCCGGCACAGGGATGAGACGCGGAGCCCGGCATCCTTGATGAGGCGTGCCGCCTTATCCAGGCCTGCCTCCTCCACGCGGTCCCGCCAGGGACCGATGGCGGGGATACCGGCGTTGACGCAGCCGTCAATCACCTGGGCCAGGGTCCACTTCTTGGTGGTGGCGCTGTTGAGGGAAAGGCGCGCGAAGTCTGCCGTTCCCGATGTGCTGGTCATACGCCCACCCCGTTGATGCGCAGGTAGTCGGACATCCGGAAAGCTGCCAGTGCCGGGTCCCGCAGCAGGCCCGCCTTGTCCGCCAGTTCGAAGGTCCTTGCCAGGTGGCATACCGAGCGGCCCGAGTGGAGGCCCCCCACCATCTGGAAGCCGGGCTGCCTGCCGTTGAGCCAGGACATAAACGCGATCCCGGTCTTGTAGTAGAACGTGGGGGCGCTGAAGATGTGCTTGCCCAGTTCCCGCGTGGAGTCGAGGATTTCGCGCGCCTTCGCGGCGTTGCCGGCGTCGTAGTTCTGCAGCGCCACCGAGGCGGCGGGGTAGATCGCCGCGAAGATGCCCAGCAGGGCGTCCGAATGGTGGCTGCCGTCGCCGTCGATCAGCTCGGGGTAGTTGAAGTCGTCGCCGGTGTAGAGGCGGACGCCGTCGGGCAGGGCCGCCCGCAGGGCAACCTCGTGGCTGGCGTCGAGCAGTGAGACCTTGACGCCGTCCACCTTGGCCGCGTTGTCCTTGATGAGGCCAAGGAAGGTTTCGGTTGCCGTTGCGACATCGTCCGAACCCCAGTAGCCGGCGAGGGCGGGATCGAACATGGTGCCAAGCCAGTGGAGGATGACGGGCTGGTCCACTTCCTGCAGCAGGGTGGAGTAGACCTTCAGGTAGTCCTCGGGACCGCGGGCAACCTTGGCCAGGGCGCGGGAGGCCATGAGGATCACCTTCGGCCCGGCTTCACTGACCACGGCGATCTGCTCGCGGTAGGCCTCAAGGACGGCCTTGATGCCGGCCTCCCCGGTTGGCAGGGAGGCGCTGTCCAGCTGGTCGGTGCCGGCACCGCAGGAAACGAGGTCCCGCACCGATTTGCCGGCCGTTGCCGCGTTGCCGGCCGAAACCACCGAGGCTGCCTCGACGCCGGTGCGCTTGATGAGCTGCTGGGTGGCCGCCCAGTCAAGGCCCATGCCGCGCTGGGCGGTGTCCATGGCGTCGGCCACACCCAGGCCGTAGGACCACAGCTCGTGGCGGTAGGCCATGGTGGCGTCCCAGTCGAGCCGGGCGGGCGCGCCGGGAGTGTTGTCGGCCAGGACTTCGGGGATCACATGCGCTGCGGCATAGGCGCGGCGGGCGATGAGCGGCGCGGTGGGCCGGGCCCAGGACGTGCCGCCCTGGAGGCGGTATTCCCGGGTGCCGCCGTCGTGTGAGGGCAGGATGAGTGAGGTCATTAGAGGGTGATCTCCGGGATGTCGAGGGTGCGGCGTTCGTCGTTGGACTGCAGGCCGAGCTCGGCGAGCTGGACACCGCGGGCGGCGGACAGGAGACCGAAGCGGTGTTCGCGGCCGGCGACGACGTCGCGGAGGAATTCTTCCCACTGCAGCTTGAAGCCGTTGTCCAGGTCAGCATTGGCCGGGACTTCCTGCCACTGGTCACGGAAGGATTCCGTGACGGGAAGGTCCGGGTTCCAGACGGGCTTCGGCGTGTGCGCGCGCTGCTGCGCGACGCACTTGTTCAGGCCTGCGACGGCGGAGCCGTGCGTGCCGTCCACCTGGAACTCCACCAGTTCGTCGCGATAGACGCGGACCGCCCACGACGAGTTGATCTGGCCGATGACTTCGTCGCCGCCCGGGGTTTCCAGCTCGAAAATGCCGTAGGAGGCGTCGTCTGCGGTGGCTTTGTACTCCTTGCCTGCCTCGTCCCACCGGGTGGGGATGTGGGTGGCGGTCCTGGCGCTGACGCTCTTGACCTTGCCGATGATGCCTTCGAGGACATAGTTCCAGTGGCAGAACATGTCCGTGGTCATGCCGCCGCCGTCTTCCTTGCGGTAATTCCAGGACGGACGCTGGGCGGCCTGGATGTCACCTTCGAAGACCCAGTAGCCGAACTCACCGCGGATGGAGAGGATGCGGCCGAAGAAGCCCTCGTCCACCAGGCGGCGGAGCTTGACCAGGCCGGGCAGGTACAGCTTGTCGTGGACCACGCCCGCGGTGACGCCGGCTTCCTTGCCGATCCGGGCCAGGTCAATGGCCTCTTCAAGTGTCTCGGCAGTGGGCTTCTCGGTGAAGATGTGCTTGCCGGCCTGCATGGCCTTCTTCAGGGTGGCCGAGCGGAGGCTGGTCATGGACGCATCGAAAACGACGTCGACAGTGGGGTCGTTGATGACGGCGTCCAGGTCGGTGCTCCACTCGGAGACCTTGTGCTTTTCGGCGAGTTCCCGGATCTTCGCTTCGTTGCGGCCCACCAGAATGGGCTCAACCTGGATGCGGGTGCCGTCCTCCAGCGTGAATCCACCGGCGTCCCGGATGGGAAGGATGGAGCGCAGCAGATGCTGGCGGTACCCCATCCGTCCGGTAATGCCGTTCATGGCAATGCGGATTGTTTTTGTCTCGACGCCCATAAGTCCTCCACGGTGAGTGAGCAGTCCTACTGAAGTTGTAGTTCTACTGCAGCTGAATTGGGAAAGCGCATTCCCACTACGTCAATGATGCACGTCGGCACACTTGTTGGCAAGCGCTTTCCGGCGCGGCTAAAAACTGCCATAATGTGGTAACGCCCATTGACCCAACAAAGCCGACCAGGAGACGCTGTGGCTGCAAGTACCCTTACCGAGGTGGCGCGGCTGGCTGGGGTATCTCCCGCCACCGCCAGCCGGGTCCTCAACGGTTCCGCGCGCAAGCCGGGGCAGGACATTGCGGACCGTGTCCGGCAGGCCGCCGACTCGCTTGGCTACATTCCCAACGCCCAGGCCCAGGGGCTGGCAAAGTCCAGTTCGGGCCTTATCGGCTTGATCGTGCACGACATCGCGGACCCCTATTTCGCCGCCATCGCCCGGGGAGTCCAGGCAGCGGCCCGGGAACAGCGCAAGATGGTGCTTCTGGCGACCACCGGCGGGGCGCCGGCGGAGGAGCGGGAAGCGGTGGCCGCCTTCGCCGCACGGCGTGCCGATTCGATCGTGATTGCGGGATCCCGCTCGTCCAGGGAGGAGGACCGGGACGACAACGCGGACCTTGCAGCGGAGCTTGACCGGTACTGCCGCAACGGCGGCCGGGTGGCCGTGGTGGGACATCCGGTAGTGGGTGCCACCGCCCCTGAGGGGTACCACGTTGTTGCCGTGCCGAACCAGGAACTCGCCGGCGACCTGGCAGCCGAGCTTGCTGCCGGCTGGGTTGGCAATTTCGTCATCATCGGAGGTCCCGAGGGCCTCTTTACGTCGGACGACCGCATCCGCGGCTTCCAGGAAGGCCTGGCCAAGGCCGGCCGGGGCCCTGCGGAGATCCTGCGCACCTCGTTCAACCGCGCCGGAGGCTACGACGCGGGCATCAAGCTGGCTGCCAGGATCAAGGCTGAGCGGACACCGGAGGGCGATGGTCCTGGCACGGCGAAGATGTGCATCTTCGCCGTCAACGACGTCATGGCCATCGGGGCCTCGGCAGCACTGCGGGCTGAAGGGCTCCGGGTTCCGCGGGACGCCAGGATTGCCGGATTCGACGATATCGAGACGCTGCGGGATTTCCGCCCTGCCCTCTCCACGGTCCGCCTGCCGCTGGAAGACATCGGCCGGCTTGCTACCCGGGCGACGGCCGCCGGTTCCGGCAGCAGCGATGGCCAGGAGGACGAAGATCCACAGCCCGTGAGGGGCGAAGTCACGCTTCGCCGCAGCACGGAGGCAGTGGCCTGAGCATCGTGTCCGGGCTGACCGCTGTCCCTGCACGTGCCGGAGCGGGCAGCGCCGGAGGTGCCAGGCCCGCCGCGCTGGTCCTGCCCGGCGGCGGCTACGGCCGCCAGGCGGACCACGAAGCGGAGCCCGTGGCCGAATGGCTCGCCGCGCTAGGCATCCACGCCTTCGTGCTGAGATACCGCGTGGCCCCGGACCGGCATCCAGCCCCGCTGCAGGACGCCAAGGAAGCCATGCTGCATATCCGTGGCGGGTCCCATGGTTTGGCCGTCGATCCGCAGCGGGTCGGCGTCCTCGGATTTTCGGCCGGTGGGCACCTTGCCGCCACGCTCTCTACCGCCGTGGCAACAGGCCGCGAGCGCTTCGACGTTCCCGGTGCGGTCCCGGACCTGACCGTCCTGTGCTATCCCGTGGTGTCCTACACCACGTCGGTGCACCAGGGTTCGATGGACAACCTCCTCGGCGACGCGCCGTCGTCGGACATCCTTGCGGAACTCTCCGCAGAACGGCGGGTGACTGCCGCTACCCCTCCCGCGTTTATCTGGCACACCGCGGACGACGACGCCGTCCACGTCAGCCACAGCCTGGGCTACGCTGGGGCGCTTATGGGCACGGGCGTGCCTGCCGAGCTGCATGTCTTTCCCCATGGCCGCCACGGGCTGGGCCTCGCCGCAGGGGAACCGGGGCCGGACCAGTGGACGCGGCTGTGTGCAGCCTGGCTGGCGCGGGCAGGCTGGACCTCCCCGTGGATACCGGCCGGCAGGCGGGACCAGGTGTAAAACTAGGCGAGGGCCCGGATGGTCCAGGACGCTGAGTGCGACTCCCCCGGCTTGAGGTGCACGACGTCCGTCCCCGAGTTGAAGGCGTCAGGCGGGCAGGTCATGGGTTCAACGGCCAGCCCCAGCCTGTCCGGGCCAACCGGCTTGTCGGCAGTGTGGACCTGGACCCAGGGCCACTCCGTGCCCCATTCCAGTTCCACGCCCGTTCCCGCGGGATCCTGCACGCGGACCCGGGCCAGCCCGGCGGCGTCGCGGGAAATCCCTGTGAAGGCATGGTCAATCTTCACCGGCCCCAGCGGCCGGGGACTGCGGAAATCGAAGTTGTTCTCCTCCACGCCCTTCATGCCCATGGGGAGCAGCCGGTCCGGCGTCACCTCGAGGAATTGGCACGCCGGCAATTCCAGCGTCCATTGGTCCAGCCGTCCCGGGCCGGCCACCAGGTAGGGGTGGGGACACACGCCGTAAGGGGCGCTGGCGGACCCGGTATTCACAGTCCTCACCATACTCCGCAACCCACCGGGATCCAGCGAGTAGGAAACGGAGACCTCAAGATCCGATGGGTAGTGCGGGCCCGCGCCGATCGTGCACGCCAGGACCACGCGGTCCTCAGCCGCCTCCCGCACCTGCCACATCTGCTCCGTGGCCAGGCCGTGCAACGCCGAACCGCGCTCAGGCTCGTTGACGGCGGCCCGGTAGGCAGTTCCGGCGTAGGTATACCTGCCGTCCGCCAGGCGGTTCGGCCACGGGGCGCAGACAACCCCGCGGTAGTCAGGAACCGGGCCAT
The Arthrobacter sp. PGP41 genome window above contains:
- the xylA gene encoding xylose isomerase, yielding MAISPSPADKFTFGLWTVGWTGADPFGVATRAALDPVEAVHRLSELGAYGITFHDNDLVPFDASASERDLILKNFKAALAETGLKVPMVTTNLFSHPVFKDGGFTSNDRSIRRFALSKVLRNIDSAAEFGAETFVMWGGREGSEYDGSKDLSAALDRMKEGVDTAAAYIKDKGYNLRIALEPKPNEPRGDIFLPTVGHGLAFIAQLEHGDIVGLNPETGHEQMAGLNFTHGIAQALWAGKLFHIDLNGQRGIKYDQDLVFGHGDLTSAFFTVDLLENGFPGGGPRYEGPRHFDYKPSRTDGYDGVWDSAKANMATYLLLKERALAFRADPEVQEALRTSGVFELGESTLAAGETTADLLADTTAFEDFDADKAGERSFAFVRLNQLAIEHLLGAR
- a CDS encoding LacI family DNA-binding transcriptional regulator, which codes for MAASTLTEVARLAGVSPATASRVLNGSARKPGQDIADRVRQAADSLGYIPNAQAQGLAKSSSGLIGLIVHDIADPYFAAIARGVQAAAREQRKMVLLATTGGAPAEEREAVAAFAARRADSIVIAGSRSSREEDRDDNADLAAELDRYCRNGGRVAVVGHPVVGATAPEGYHVVAVPNQELAGDLAAELAAGWVGNFVIIGGPEGLFTSDDRIRGFQEGLAKAGRGPAEILRTSFNRAGGYDAGIKLAARIKAERTPEGDGPGTAKMCIFAVNDVMAIGASAALRAEGLRVPRDARIAGFDDIETLRDFRPALSTVRLPLEDIGRLATRATAAGSGSSDGQEDEDPQPVRGEVTLRRSTEAVA
- a CDS encoding single-stranded DNA-binding protein; translation: MSDTITIRGFVATEIKSATTPGGVATASFRIGSTSRRFNKESGTWTDGHTNWFLVQGYRHLAGSMGCSIRKGQPVIVVGKLKIRSWERDGRVYYSHTIDADAVGHDLTWGTANFIRSSTKPLLSLVEEVPPLDAGQRGGTEGTFDEPEDGDDDLDGGDPAAAFIEDSNGDLVSLDLETGELAESGV
- a CDS encoding ROK family protein, giving the protein MASTAAATAPDAASPGNMAHVRRNNLALVLARVAQAPAGIHLTRAQVAAATGLTKASVSSIVLDLLGAGLLREVGLSRQGERGRPGVGLELNPARGVMGMEINVDYIAAGVTDLSGSLVVQEIRERDNRDSASAPVLSALAALAADVRKAAAASGVEVLGGGLAVPGLVDAGSSTVTAAPNLGWLDTKLDMERLLPDVPLGVSLFNEANAAALAELAHGPHGRRNFLFVSGEVGVGGGLVINSELFTGPQGNAGEVGHIVVQPEGVLCSCGGTGCLETIAGQDAIFSAAGITAKGWSRSESMSRLLGALGAGEPAALLAVQQAGRALGVAVASTSRVVDIRAVVLGGHFAVLDQWLRAPLLESLAKYAPGAVAPGRVTTSEVGDAGALLGAAGSVVRSLVDAPHRLHS
- the xylB gene encoding xylulokinase, which produces MALVAGIDSSTQSCKVVIRDSDTGALVRQGRAGHPDGTEIHPDHWWAALQDALHQAGGLEDVAAVSVGGQQHGMVCLDSEGQVVRPALLWNDTRSAGAALDLISTAGDGDTAAGARYWARATGTVPVASLTLTKLHWLAANEPENAAKVAAVCLPHDWLTWRLTGHGPGSGPGNLEALATDRSDASGTGYYSTATGEYLPGLLESSLGHVPLLPGVMGPLEVAGKTPDGALLAAGAGDNAAAALGVGAGVGDVVMSLGTSGTVFAVSDTPAADPSGLVAGFADASGNYLPLVCTLNATRVFNATAALLDVSLAEFNELALTAEPGAGGLTLVPYFDGERTPNLPDATGSLHGITRGNYTPVNLARAAVEGVVCSLADGLAALQEQGVEARRIILVGGGAQSPAVQEAAAQLLGISITVPRPGEYVADGAARQAAAALTGEFPQWVLDAVDLPAGQDDAGVLARYRRCASTYA
- a CDS encoding sugar phosphate isomerase/epimerase family protein, whose product is MTSTSGTADFARLSLNSATTKKWTLAQVIDGCVNAGIPAIGPWRDRVEEAGLDKAARLIKDAGLRVSSLCRGGFLTAPDAEGQAAALADNRAAILEAVALGTRELFLVVGGLAPGEKDVVAARRRVADRLADLVPFAEENGVRLVLEPLHPMYAADRALISTLGQALDLAAPFAASAVGVAVDTFHVWWDPELKAQIERAGREGRIASYQVCDFNMPIAADPLLSRGYMGDGVVDFAAIGTWVRDAGYTGDIEVEIFNQDIWDTDGNAVLATVKERYAELVLPYA
- a CDS encoding dihydrodipicolinate synthase family protein, with the translated sequence MTSLILPSHDGGTREYRLQGGTSWARPTAPLIARRAYAAAHVIPEVLADNTPGAPARLDWDATMAYRHELWSYGLGVADAMDTAQRGMGLDWAATQQLIKRTGVEAASVVSAGNAATAGKSVRDLVSCGAGTDQLDSASLPTGEAGIKAVLEAYREQIAVVSEAGPKVILMASRALAKVARGPEDYLKVYSTLLQEVDQPVILHWLGTMFDPALAGYWGSDDVATATETFLGLIKDNAAKVDGVKVSLLDASHEVALRAALPDGVRLYTGDDFNYPELIDGDGSHHSDALLGIFAAIYPAASVALQNYDAGNAAKAREILDSTRELGKHIFSAPTFYYKTGIAFMSWLNGRQPGFQMVGGLHSGRSVCHLARTFELADKAGLLRDPALAAFRMSDYLRINGVGV
- a CDS encoding Gfo/Idh/MocA family protein; translation: MGVETKTIRIAMNGITGRMGYRQHLLRSILPIRDAGGFTLEDGTRIQVEPILVGRNEAKIRELAEKHKVSEWSTDLDAVINDPTVDVVFDASMTSLRSATLKKAMQAGKHIFTEKPTAETLEEAIDLARIGKEAGVTAGVVHDKLYLPGLVKLRRLVDEGFFGRILSIRGEFGYWVFEGDIQAAQRPSWNYRKEDGGGMTTDMFCHWNYVLEGIIGKVKSVSARTATHIPTRWDEAGKEYKATADDASYGIFELETPGGDEVIGQINSSWAVRVYRDELVEFQVDGTHGSAVAGLNKCVAQQRAHTPKPVWNPDLPVTESFRDQWQEVPANADLDNGFKLQWEEFLRDVVAGREHRFGLLSAARGVQLAELGLQSNDERRTLDIPEITL
- a CDS encoding DUF6993 domain-containing protein, whose amino-acid sequence is MRHTPDHRQSPTAGASPDSPPASIPGAGAPGVAPPSAARRLWAAVAATALAAGLSACVSGTLSAAPSPAASAGPAATEARSAAPETNAAGPLADTSGTASAAAAAAATERTKKTVTEALGRLAAGSPKPATAQVSEALTGAGIAPAALEVSQSRTPTGLEADAIEAAVLQGGDCVIGQVRDGAVTVTVLPVLASGKCFVGS